A genomic segment from Bradyrhizobium sp. CB1015 encodes:
- a CDS encoding alpha/beta fold hydrolase, with the protein MQGKKVRFGRFLLDAERRELLREGIRVQLSSRAMDILCELAAAKGNVVSKDQLLERVWPGVAVEESNIHVHISGLRKALDDRESGQSFVVTSPGRGYRLIGLQTTSDDARKKQEDFDANRSQINQQIKYCRTSEGVRLAYAIAGSGPPLVKAANWLNHLEYDWTTPVWQHVVHGLARKYTLVRYDARGNGMSDWDVDTVSLEAWVSDLETVVNAAGVKRFPLLGVSQGCAVSIAYAVRHPERVSHLILYGGFALGMAKRSPELRELRAAMTTVMRHGWGSDNPAFRQMFTAQFMPGATPEQAASFNELQRRTTSPECAARYFEASGEIDVTELLGKVTMPTLVMHARGDARVPFELGRSMAADIPRARFIPLQGQNHLFLEHEPASERFFEEIELFLKR; encoded by the coding sequence ATGCAAGGCAAAAAGGTTCGCTTCGGCCGATTCCTTCTTGATGCCGAACGGCGCGAGCTTTTGCGGGAAGGTATTCGGGTTCAATTGAGCAGCCGCGCGATGGATATTCTTTGCGAGCTGGCGGCTGCAAAGGGCAACGTTGTCTCTAAGGACCAACTGTTAGAGCGTGTATGGCCGGGCGTGGCAGTAGAAGAAAGCAACATTCACGTCCATATCTCTGGGCTACGAAAGGCACTTGATGATAGGGAAAGCGGTCAAAGCTTTGTCGTTACGAGCCCAGGCCGGGGATATCGATTGATTGGTCTGCAAACTACATCGGACGACGCTCGAAAAAAGCAAGAGGACTTTGATGCCAATCGGTCGCAGATCAACCAACAAATCAAGTATTGCCGCACGTCTGAAGGTGTCCGTCTAGCCTATGCGATAGCGGGGAGCGGACCTCCGCTGGTTAAGGCGGCAAATTGGTTGAATCACTTAGAATACGACTGGACAACCCCGGTGTGGCAACACGTCGTCCACGGGCTCGCACGAAAATACACGCTTGTGCGATACGACGCGCGCGGTAATGGCATGTCTGATTGGGATGTCGATACAGTGTCTCTAGAAGCATGGGTCAGTGACCTGGAAACAGTCGTAAATGCAGCTGGTGTTAAGCGATTTCCGCTATTGGGGGTGTCTCAGGGATGCGCGGTATCTATTGCGTATGCCGTTCGACATCCCGAGCGAGTTTCTCATCTCATTCTTTATGGGGGATTTGCGCTTGGCATGGCCAAGAGGTCGCCGGAGCTAAGAGAACTTCGAGCTGCGATGACGACCGTCATGCGTCACGGCTGGGGTTCAGACAATCCTGCTTTTCGGCAGATGTTCACAGCTCAATTCATGCCAGGGGCCACACCAGAGCAAGCTGCGTCCTTCAACGAACTGCAACGCAGAACGACGTCACCCGAGTGTGCAGCGCGGTATTTTGAAGCCTCTGGCGAAATTGATGTCACTGAACTGCTCGGCAAGGTGACCATGCCGACCCTGGTGATGCACGCGCGAGGAGATGCGCGAGTGCCGTTTGAGTTAGGACGCTCGATGGCTGCCGACATTCCGCGCGCCCGTTTCATTCCACTCCAGGGTCAAAACCACCTCTTTCTGGAACACGAGCCAGCTTCCGAGCGGTTTTTCGAGGAGATTGAGCTTTTTCTTAAGCGGTAG
- a CDS encoding AI-2E family transporter, giving the protein MAELTPAAPQGTPATRVASSPMLTAGGIVLAIGALYLGREIFVPFALAILLSFVLTPLVNWLRRWKVPRIAAVLIAVSLAFIVVAGIALVVGRQLVQLATNLPNYQTTITEKIHSLQSSAPGGGVVDTVTTTMQDLGREISGDEKRSGNASSGLGARTEPREPVTVRLEPPQPRPLELIRSVIGPLLAPLATSGLVVIFVIFVLLEREDLRDRFIKLAGAGDLQKSTQALNDAASRVSRYLLMQLVVNLTYGIPIGVALYFVGVPNAILWGLLAAVLRFIPYLGPFLAAIFPVALAIAVDPGWTMLFWVVGLFLTAELISNNVIEPWLYGSSTGLSSLAIIIAAIFWTMLWGPVGLFLATPLTVCLVVIGRYVPQLEFLGVLLGSDPVLAPEEQLYQRLLAGNLEEAVEFAENYVDECSSRELYDNVGIPALRLAENDRQRSSTDTNYRRLVAETAIAVVREVDDHVREKPSAVEEGNHLTQRPCVLCLAGRTELDHAASEMLAQVLQERNLRAKVLPPIVVSRGALEQLDLQGVDVVCLSYFHPQPQVYARYVFRRLRRRAPHVKFAVCCWNLIAGMEQAEELKRQMAADAAFASLQACTEQVEAWIGRAATRGDAPQVTAEAERAQLTALRSLGLNTSKRQALDEASKKVAQAFNVPIALVSLVDDTHPTAPDSLPQEVQAVQGNHEGSLDAHVIAADDMLVCEDVSEDPRFADDPRVLERGIRFYAGVPLRTLSGHVVGCLCVIDTEPREFADRDRHRLQELANQLMADLQNAQATNDVDSETRTSDPRNRNQGIRR; this is encoded by the coding sequence ATGGCTGAGCTGACTCCGGCGGCGCCGCAAGGCACACCGGCCACGCGAGTCGCGTCTTCGCCCATGCTGACGGCCGGTGGCATCGTCTTGGCCATCGGAGCGCTCTATCTCGGCCGGGAAATCTTCGTTCCTTTTGCTCTTGCTATCCTGCTGAGCTTCGTTCTCACACCCCTGGTCAATTGGCTAAGACGCTGGAAAGTACCTCGCATCGCAGCGGTACTAATCGCGGTTTCCCTTGCTTTTATCGTGGTCGCGGGAATCGCCTTGGTCGTCGGGCGGCAACTTGTCCAGCTCGCCACCAACCTCCCCAATTATCAGACCACCATCACCGAGAAGATCCACTCATTGCAGAGCTCGGCCCCAGGCGGTGGAGTCGTCGACACCGTCACCACGACGATGCAGGATCTTGGCAGAGAGATCTCGGGCGACGAGAAAAGGTCGGGGAACGCCTCGTCCGGGCTTGGCGCACGTACTGAGCCTCGGGAACCCGTCACTGTGCGGCTGGAGCCGCCACAGCCGAGACCGTTGGAGCTCATTCGCTCTGTCATAGGTCCGTTGCTGGCACCGCTCGCTACTTCCGGGCTAGTCGTCATTTTCGTGATCTTTGTGCTGCTCGAGCGGGAAGACCTGCGCGATCGATTCATCAAATTGGCAGGAGCCGGTGATCTTCAGAAGAGTACGCAGGCCCTCAACGATGCCGCCTCCCGGGTCAGCCGTTATTTGCTGATGCAGCTGGTTGTTAATCTGACTTACGGTATTCCGATCGGTGTTGCACTTTACTTCGTGGGCGTACCGAACGCGATTCTTTGGGGCCTGCTCGCAGCGGTACTCCGATTCATTCCCTATCTCGGTCCCTTTCTGGCCGCGATATTTCCTGTTGCCCTGGCCATCGCCGTCGATCCAGGCTGGACGATGCTGTTCTGGGTCGTCGGGCTATTCCTCACGGCTGAACTCATCAGCAATAATGTCATTGAGCCCTGGCTTTACGGCTCCAGCACGGGGCTGTCATCCCTTGCGATCATCATCGCCGCGATCTTCTGGACGATGCTGTGGGGACCGGTTGGGCTATTCCTGGCGACACCTTTGACCGTCTGCCTGGTCGTCATCGGGCGTTACGTCCCGCAGTTGGAGTTCTTGGGAGTTCTGCTTGGCAGCGATCCTGTGCTTGCGCCGGAGGAGCAGCTCTATCAGCGTTTATTGGCTGGCAATCTCGAGGAGGCGGTCGAGTTCGCTGAGAACTATGTCGACGAGTGCTCCTCGCGCGAGCTGTACGATAACGTAGGCATTCCGGCTCTGCGCTTGGCTGAAAATGATCGTCAGCGCAGCAGCACCGACACGAACTACCGGCGCCTTGTCGCGGAAACGGCTATCGCGGTTGTGCGGGAGGTTGACGACCATGTGCGCGAGAAGCCGTCTGCGGTGGAAGAGGGAAATCATCTGACGCAGCGACCATGCGTCCTCTGTCTCGCCGGACGTACGGAGCTTGACCATGCAGCGTCCGAGATGCTCGCCCAGGTACTTCAAGAGCGCAACCTCCGCGCAAAAGTGTTGCCGCCGATCGTGGTCAGTCGGGGAGCACTGGAGCAGCTTGATCTCCAGGGGGTGGACGTGGTGTGCCTGTCCTATTTTCACCCGCAGCCCCAGGTCTATGCGCGCTATGTCTTTCGTCGCCTACGTCGCCGGGCTCCCCACGTGAAGTTTGCCGTCTGCTGCTGGAATTTGATTGCCGGAATGGAACAGGCGGAAGAGCTCAAGAGGCAAATGGCGGCCGACGCAGCATTCGCATCTCTGCAAGCCTGCACCGAGCAGGTGGAGGCATGGATCGGTCGAGCAGCAACTCGCGGCGATGCGCCCCAGGTTACGGCTGAGGCCGAGCGGGCGCAGCTCACCGCGCTACGCAGCCTTGGCTTGAATACCTCGAAACGTCAGGCCTTAGATGAGGCGTCCAAAAAGGTTGCACAAGCCTTCAACGTTCCGATCGCGCTGGTGTCCTTGGTTGATGATACTCACCCAACTGCCCCCGATAGCCTCCCCCAGGAGGTTCAAGCTGTGCAGGGCAACCACGAGGGCTCCCTCGACGCGCATGTGATCGCTGCAGACGATATGCTGGTTTGCGAGGATGTCTCCGAGGATCCGCGCTTCGCCGATGATCCGCGTGTGCTGGAGAGAGGCATTCGCTTCTACGCAGGAGTCCCCCTGAGAACTTTATCTGGTCATGTTGTGGGTTGCCTTTGTGTAATCGATACCGAACCGCGGGAGTTCGCTGATCGAGATCGACACCGTCTGCAGGAGCTGGCGAACCAATTGATGGCCGATCTCCAGAACGCCCAAGCGACCAATGACGTCGATTCCGAAACTCGAACCTCCGACCCTCGGAATCGAAATCAGGGGATACGCCGATAG
- a CDS encoding PRC-barrel domain-containing protein, whose amino-acid sequence MAMEDRETFSLIGSDKVEGTNVYGADGEKVGYIERVMIDKVSGKVSYAVLSFDGLLGIGDDHYPLPWQALKYDTNLGGYVTGITQDQLRGAPKYDDESSWNWSDPATTRSVNAYYGVPVA is encoded by the coding sequence ATGGCCATGGAAGATCGCGAGACGTTCAGCCTGATCGGCAGCGACAAGGTGGAGGGCACGAACGTGTACGGGGCCGACGGGGAAAAGGTCGGCTATATCGAGCGCGTCATGATCGACAAGGTCAGCGGCAAGGTGTCGTACGCGGTGCTCAGCTTCGACGGCCTGCTCGGCATCGGCGACGATCACTATCCGCTGCCCTGGCAGGCGTTGAAATACGACACCAACCTCGGCGGCTACGTCACCGGTATCACCCAGGACCAGCTCCGCGGCGCCCCCAAATACGACGACGAGAGCAGTTGGAATTGGAGCGACCCGGCGACCACGCGCTCCGTGAACGCCTACTATGGCGTGCCGGTGGCTTGA
- a CDS encoding response regulator → MSDGGFEACSVHSGEEAISTFRDGREGCRVLLTDVNLGDGISGWELAQQIREITPGFPVVYMTSASAPEWQSQGVEGSVLIQKPFAPAQLTAAVSQLLESGASPA, encoded by the coding sequence TTGTCCGATGGCGGTTTCGAGGCCTGCTCGGTCCATTCGGGGGAGGAGGCCATATCCACGTTTCGCGATGGCCGCGAGGGATGTCGGGTCCTGCTGACCGACGTCAACCTGGGTGACGGCATCAGCGGCTGGGAGCTGGCGCAGCAGATCAGGGAAATCACGCCTGGCTTTCCGGTGGTCTACATGACGAGCGCCAGCGCGCCTGAGTGGCAATCGCAAGGCGTCGAAGGTAGCGTCCTGATTCAGAAGCCCTTTGCGCCGGCACAATTGACTGCGGCCGTCTCGCAGCTACTCGAGAGCGGGGCCTCGCCGGCTTGA
- a CDS encoding YncE family protein, with protein sequence MSASRTVSLSFATAILLGTSLLSSAHAKPLMIVGLDEKLLWDDNGKPILAAPGKDQVLLVDLASPESPKIVASLPLKNSVVGPPVNVAIDPTGTVALVADSVDVVKDGDAPKQVLDNKIYVIDLQANPPKLAATLTGGKQPSGLSFSPDGKMALVANRGDNSISVLSINGSDVKITDTVAMPDSVSHVTFTPDGKRALVARFPAHKISLLDIAGDKVTYSKIDMPTGQWPYNVAVAPGGNIALTSDNGNAGASDGSVDTASVIDLEANPPRIIDRVVVGDGPEGLAISPKGDVAVSVILRGSNMKNAYFYEKNGSISVLKIDGKKVTKIQDIEVGGLPEAAVFTPDGRYLLVGNYLTQDFSILKVDGANVTDTGKRFRVPGHPASASMGP encoded by the coding sequence ATGTCAGCTAGCCGCACCGTGAGCCTGTCATTTGCGACCGCGATCCTGCTGGGTACGAGCCTTCTTAGTTCTGCGCACGCAAAGCCGCTCATGATCGTCGGCCTCGACGAGAAGCTTTTATGGGACGACAACGGCAAGCCGATCCTAGCCGCGCCGGGCAAGGACCAGGTCCTGCTCGTGGATCTCGCATCCCCTGAGAGCCCGAAGATCGTCGCCTCTCTGCCGCTCAAGAACTCGGTGGTCGGACCGCCGGTGAACGTTGCGATCGATCCAACCGGAACAGTCGCGCTCGTGGCTGACTCCGTCGATGTCGTCAAGGATGGTGACGCGCCAAAGCAGGTCCTGGACAACAAGATCTACGTGATCGACCTGCAGGCCAACCCGCCTAAACTGGCTGCCACGTTGACCGGTGGAAAACAACCCTCAGGGCTGAGCTTCAGTCCAGACGGCAAGATGGCGCTGGTCGCCAATCGCGGAGACAACTCAATCAGTGTCCTTTCGATCAACGGCAGCGACGTGAAGATTACTGACACCGTGGCGATGCCCGATAGCGTATCGCACGTGACATTCACGCCCGACGGTAAGCGAGCGCTCGTCGCCCGCTTTCCTGCTCACAAGATCTCGTTGCTGGACATCGCGGGCGACAAGGTGACCTATAGTAAAATTGACATGCCGACCGGCCAGTGGCCCTACAACGTCGCGGTAGCACCTGGCGGCAATATCGCGCTTACTTCCGACAATGGCAACGCAGGCGCGTCGGACGGCAGCGTCGACACGGCAAGTGTAATTGATCTCGAGGCCAATCCGCCGCGCATCATCGATCGCGTGGTGGTTGGCGATGGACCAGAAGGACTAGCCATCAGTCCCAAGGGCGACGTCGCCGTCTCTGTCATTCTCCGCGGCTCCAACATGAAGAACGCGTACTTTTATGAAAAGAACGGCAGCATTTCGGTGCTGAAGATTGATGGCAAGAAAGTCACTAAGATCCAAGACATCGAGGTCGGTGGTTTGCCAGAGGCCGCGGTATTCACGCCTGATGGCAGATACCTTCTCGTCGGCAATTACCTAACACAGGACTTCTCGATATTGAAGGTCGACGGCGCCAACGTAACGGATACGGGCAAGCGCTTCCGGGTGCCGGGCCATCCCGCCTCAGCGAGTATGGGACCGTAG
- a CDS encoding IS110 family transposase gives MQSISTIGLDIAKSVFQVHGVDAAGQVVVRRQLRRRHVLAFFQKLPPCLVGIEACASSHYWSRELQALGHRVRLMPPAYVKPYVKRQKNDAMDAEAICEAVTRPNMRFVPTKTVEQQSCLMLHRARHLFIRQQTAVINSIRAYLAEFGIVAPVGRRGVEQLLEVVADPADDRLPEVARACLTALGGQLRALKVQILEFDRRIIAWHRSNATSKRLDAIPGVGPALATALVASIADPKVFRSGRDFSAWVGLVPKQNSSGGKDKLGSISKQGDRYLRSLFTAGALAVIRYAKIHGTGHRPWLTGLLARRPTKVAAIALANKLARMAWAMMARNERYQEPAALAA, from the coding sequence ATGCAGTCAATTTCGACGATTGGGCTTGATATTGCGAAGTCGGTCTTCCAAGTGCACGGCGTTGATGCAGCCGGCCAGGTGGTCGTACGCCGTCAGTTGAGGCGCCGCCACGTCTTGGCGTTTTTCCAGAAGTTGCCGCCATGCCTGGTGGGAATCGAGGCTTGCGCATCATCGCACTATTGGTCGCGCGAGCTGCAGGCGTTGGGGCACAGGGTTCGATTGATGCCTCCGGCCTATGTGAAGCCCTACGTGAAGCGGCAGAAGAACGACGCGATGGACGCGGAGGCGATCTGTGAAGCGGTCACGCGACCCAACATGCGATTTGTGCCGACCAAGACAGTCGAGCAGCAGAGCTGCCTGATGCTGCATCGAGCGCGCCATCTTTTCATCCGTCAACAGACAGCAGTGATCAACTCGATCCGTGCCTATCTTGCCGAGTTCGGAATCGTTGCCCCTGTCGGGCGCCGAGGTGTCGAGCAATTGTTGGAAGTTGTCGCTGATCCAGCCGACGATCGTCTGCCCGAGGTGGCCCGAGCATGTCTTACTGCTCTCGGTGGTCAATTGCGCGCCCTGAAAGTTCAGATCCTTGAGTTTGACCGCCGCATCATCGCCTGGCATCGATCAAATGCGACGAGCAAACGGCTGGACGCGATCCCGGGCGTCGGGCCGGCGTTGGCAACAGCGCTGGTTGCCAGTATTGCTGACCCCAAGGTCTTTCGATCGGGGCGGGACTTCTCAGCGTGGGTCGGGCTCGTACCAAAGCAGAACTCGAGCGGGGGCAAGGACAAGCTCGGCAGCATCAGCAAGCAAGGCGACCGTTATTTGCGCAGCCTGTTCACGGCTGGCGCACTCGCCGTGATCCGCTATGCCAAGATCCATGGTACTGGCCACCGGCCTTGGCTCACTGGACTGCTGGCGCGGCGGCCAACCAAGGTTGCGGCCATTGCGCTCGCCAACAAACTCGCCAGGATGGCTTGGGCAATGATGGCCAGGAACGAACGCTATCAGGAGCCGGCCGCGCTGGCGGCCTAA
- a CDS encoding adenylate/guanylate cyclase domain-containing protein codes for MADIPTTRYVKSDDVHIAYQVIGDGPRDLLFVPGFVSNLEALWQSPARTAFFRRLATFARIIMFDKRGTGMSDRGSQIFTLEQRMHDVQAVLDQVGSQRAILFGISEGGPMSLLYAATYPERTSALVLYGTYARRSWAPDYTFAWTDAQWNTFLDDIEHHWGTTDAMSLLMWAPSVAEDKHALEQIAAYFRASASPGAASAIMRMNRDIDVRDILPATRVPTLILHRTDERVIDVKHARYMVQRIPRAKLIELNGEDHMVWVGNQHAILDEVEEFVTGHRQAAEPDRVLATVLFVDIAGSTERAAALGDGAWRVLLDAFYAKARGVLSQYRGREINTAGDGFLATFDGPARAVRCASAISDAVHPLGLKVRCGLHTGECEFVAHDIVGIAVHIGARVAALAAPGEVLVSQTVRDLVAGSGLTFEERGRHVLKGVPDEWRLFRAVTS; via the coding sequence ATGGCTGACATCCCGACCACTCGCTATGTCAAAAGTGACGACGTCCATATTGCCTATCAGGTGATTGGCGACGGTCCGCGCGATCTGCTGTTCGTTCCGGGTTTTGTCTCCAATCTTGAAGCGCTCTGGCAGTCGCCGGCGCGCACCGCCTTTTTCCGCAGGCTTGCTACGTTTGCGCGGATCATCATGTTCGACAAGCGCGGCACCGGGATGTCCGATCGCGGCTCCCAGATCTTCACACTTGAACAGCGGATGCACGACGTGCAGGCCGTGCTGGACCAGGTTGGCTCCCAACGGGCCATTTTGTTCGGAATATCTGAGGGCGGGCCGATGTCGTTGCTTTATGCAGCGACCTATCCCGAGCGCACGTCGGCTCTGGTGCTTTACGGCACCTATGCACGACGTTCGTGGGCGCCCGACTATACCTTCGCATGGACAGATGCGCAGTGGAACACTTTCCTGGATGACATAGAGCATCACTGGGGTACGACGGATGCAATGAGTTTGCTGATGTGGGCACCCAGCGTGGCCGAGGACAAGCACGCCCTCGAGCAAATCGCTGCCTACTTCAGGGCCTCAGCAAGCCCCGGCGCGGCATCTGCCATCATGCGCATGAACCGGGATATCGATGTCAGAGATATTCTGCCTGCTACGCGCGTACCGACGTTGATTTTGCATCGCACCGACGAGCGCGTCATTGACGTGAAGCATGCCCGCTACATGGTCCAGCGGATTCCTCGCGCCAAACTGATTGAGCTCAACGGCGAGGACCATATGGTCTGGGTTGGCAATCAGCACGCAATTCTTGATGAGGTCGAAGAGTTCGTCACCGGGCATCGGCAAGCAGCGGAGCCCGACAGGGTGCTTGCGACTGTGCTGTTCGTCGACATTGCGGGATCGACGGAACGCGCCGCCGCACTCGGCGACGGCGCCTGGCGCGTGCTGCTCGATGCGTTCTATGCCAAAGCACGGGGCGTTCTCAGCCAGTATCGAGGACGTGAGATCAACACCGCCGGCGACGGGTTTCTCGCCACGTTCGACGGCCCAGCGCGCGCCGTGCGCTGCGCCAGCGCAATCAGTGATGCGGTGCACCCGCTCGGTCTGAAGGTCCGCTGCGGTTTGCATACTGGCGAATGCGAATTCGTCGCTCACGATATTGTCGGCATTGCCGTACATATTGGCGCGCGTGTAGCAGCACTAGCCGCCCCGGGTGAAGTTCTGGTCTCACAGACGGTTCGCGATCTCGTAGCAGGCTCCGGCTTGACGTTTGAAGAGCGCGGCCGTCACGTCCTGAAAGGTGTCCCCGACGAATGGCGCCTGTTCCGCGCGGTAACATCCTAG